ATATTTATCTTACCTGCAAACTTCTTACAATCGCCAGTTAAGGCATTATTTAAATCGCGAATCTGTTCATTTAAAGAATATTCTCCAATCAAATCAGCCCTTACACCTTTACTGATGGACTCTTGGCATTTATCCAATGCAATATCAAGGTAATATACAGCGCGATGCAAGTTTGGTTTCGCCTTTTCTAAACTAGGCAGTAAATCCTTATTATGGCGATTGTATTGAAGGGTGTCAGAGCCAAAAACAAAGACTCCTTTAGCATTTTGAGCATGGAGCGAATAGCTTAATCCTATGAGTAATAAAAATACAATGTTTTTCATTTCGCTAAAGTTTGATTCAAATGTAGTAAATCGGTAAATATTTAACTCTATTTCTACGTCATTATTTTAATGTCAACTATATAACACCCGCATAACTCACCATAACTCTATTGATCGCAATGCCGTTGGAAGTGGCTTATTGATTGTCCACCTTTGAATAAACAAAAACGCAACAACATGAAAGAGATTGACAAAAAGAAAACTACTGAGGCAATAAAAGAACTAAACAAGGCAGTTTCTACATTATACGAACAGTGCGCATACGACAGCAACTTACTTAGAACAGTAGATAAACTTTACGATCAGATTTACGAAATAAGCTACAAACTAAGGAAAAGAGGGTGCTAAACACCCTCTTTTGTTATATCATAGTTCGCCGTTAAAACCTCCACCTTCCTTTTCCTCTTTTCAAGCGTATTTCCATTCCCTGCGCTCAACGCCTTATCCACACTAATCGAATACCATCCGTTTTTGGCTATATACTCGTCTAAAATTTCACTCGGATATGAGCTAAGCAGGAATTTACCCTTAACCTTGATTAAAACGTCTAAATCGCGCCTAAAATGTTCCTCTTCGTATCCTCCGTAATGACCTTGGTTGGAACCCACATAGGGAGGATCGACGTAGTGAAAGGTGCTTTCGGTATCTCTGCTCAATATGACCTTATGCGCTTCATTACATTCTATTTGAACATACTTCATGCGCTCCGATAAATCTTCGTTGAAGGAGTCTATCTTATTTTGCACGGTTCTAGCCCGCTTATCTCTGTCGTAACCCCACGTGCCTATCTTGCACGAAAAGCCTTGGTTGGTCACTACAAAAAACGCCCAGGCGCGGATAACAGGATCGTCGGCAAAGAGCTCTGGCGTTGAATAAATAATCATGGCCTTCTTGTAGGTTTCGCGGCTATGAAGAGTTGCTTCTATCCGTTTACGGAGGGAGAAGTAATCGTGCTTTAAAACATCGTAAAAATTGACAATATTCATATTCGCATCGTTAACGACCTCGCAACGGCTTGGCTCTTTAGCCCAGAATACAGCTCCTCCTCCGAAAAAACTTTCAGTGTAAATGGTGTGTTCCGGTATTAGCGGTAAGATATTTGGCAACAGCTGCTGTTTACCTCCGTAATAACTAATCGGTGTTTTCATGATTTAAAATGGTTTTAAATGGTATTTCAACTATCTTTGTAGCCTCTCACAGATATAAAATAAATGCGCAAGCATTCCCATCAGAAGGCTTTGGGGCCATCGGCGGGGATGCTTGCGCATTTTTTGTGTTTTATATCTGTGAGAGGATTGAAATACGGGCCGATGGCCTTTTTTTTGCTAGCTAGTCATCGTATAGCTATAACCTTTCTTGAGATCGGTTACCTCTACCGTCGAAAACTTCGTTCGCTGAATTACGGATAGCCCTATTGCGGTTACAAATGGCATGGTGGGCTTACTTACAACCGACAGCCCTACCGATGCAAGTTTAAAGCTGCTTTCTGGGTAGCGGTCGTAAGGCGTAATAACCGATAGCGAAGCAGCCCCCAACAAAGGAGGCTTCAATCCCTGATTAATTACCGACAGGCCAACCGATGACAGCCTAAAGCTGCTCTCAGGAAAAATCCCGTAGTTGGTAAGTACTGAAAAGGAAAGTCCCGCTATCTGCATGATGCTAGTTGTATTTTGTTATGGCAAGACGAAGAATCACCCACCTTGCCGCAATTAGGAACTTAGCCCTAGACGAGTTTGCAGCGCTGTAGAACTCAGGGTGGGCACTCGTTAATGGTTTGCCATCAGTTCCAACGTCAAGCGCTCCAGTTATTAGGTTTCCAACTCTTAGACATCGCATACCAATTGCATCATCCGTATTAGCACCTGACGAGTGGTTGCTCTTACAATCGATCCAAGGGTAGGCAACATCGTTGGTCATGAAATCCGCAGGACAATCGCGAGACTCAGCAATTTTCATCTTAACGCCATTCCAAATAGTTGGGCGGTAAATAGGGTGAAGTGTTGCCGTGTCGCCAGCCGACTTATAGCAAAGGGTTGTGCTATCAACGGCCGTAATTACCGAGCCTCCTTGGTAGGTATTGCCTGCATAGGTGACGTATGCGCTACCAGCCTTTACGAAGTACGATACGCCAGCCAATAACGGAACACCCGATACCGTTGGGGTAATCTTAGCACCTTCGCTAAAGTCGATGGAATCATCAAAAGGAGTAATCAGCACTCCATTCTTTTCGGTATCGGGGATTAGGCTAAGGTTGATATTGTTGAAGTTAGTACCCATTGGCACAGGCATTGGCTTTGACAGCAACACGCACCCCGCAAAATCGGAAGCAAGGCCAAGACGCTCGCCTATTATTACCACCTTATCGGTTGGCTTAACCTCAATCTCGAATGGCGATGAGGTAAGATCGGCGGTTGCCTTAAACGCTATTTTCATCGCAGGTGGGAATGGACCAATGTGCTTACCGCTATCCATATAGCATGCAGGATAGTTATCTTTATCTCCATATATTAGCGAATAGTCGAAGTTGTATCCATCCGTATCTCCATCTGGCTTATTAAATATTCTGTTATCGGTTATCTTACAGTTAGCCCAAGAAATCTTTGAATATCCAGATAGAATAATCCCATTTGACATCCAATTCATAATGGCTGCAAATTTCTGAGCAGCTGTTTGCCCATCAGCATCTATACGAATATCTCCAGTATTATCTGATTTCCTTGCCCAAAATGTGCAATTAACTCTAAAAATACAGGTGTCGAACTTAGGTAAAACACTAGATCGGCCTACATCAAGAAATACCTTACAATTGTCATAAATAGACTTTGACATAATTACTTCTCCGCACGATGGCCTTGCTGAGTTTGTTATATTTAAGTAAGCAGCCCCGGTTGTATTAGAATAGAAAATATATGGGGAACCAACAGTGCCTACTAAAGTATCATAGATAGAATAACTCGAAGATTGCCCATAATTATCTCCTTTTGTATTAACTAGAATAGAATTAGAAATCACACCAAAGGCGGACGATAAAGGACAAATGTTCGCAATTATTAATCTGATACAACTAGGGGTATTTATGGTGTAAATGTTTTTCCCGTCAAAAATCGCGTCTCCCAAGAAATCTGAACTATATGATCTACCTGAAACGCTCACCTGCTCCGAGAAATATCCTTTCAAAACTAAGTTCCCGCTTTTAAGCACCGCTTTGTTAATGGTTTGGTAAGGCTTATCAGCGCTACCATCGCCAAGCAAGTCATCACCTCCCCAACTATCAACGTAAACGTATCCTGCCCCTGTGGTTTTCCACGTTCTCTTATATGCCAACGAAAATGCCATAGCTCTACTGTTTTAAGGTTACTGTAAATTGTTCGTTATCCAGCCTCCAGTTGGTAGCCTGCTCTATGTAGGTACGCTCAACCATGATGGAGTAGGTTCCTTTGTCTATTACCAGTACCCGTGGGCGTGCCCACCTGTCGAAGGTAGTTTTGTTGTTGCCGCTTGTAATGGTTTCTTCTTGGGCAAGGCTACCTGCCGATGCCACCTTCATCTTTAGCTCGTAGGGAGGCTCAAATAGCCCCTCGCTATAGCAGGTATCAATAACCGTCTGTTTTACCTCATCGGTTTGTTCTGCGAATGCTTTAGTTTCGTCAAAAGCAATATTGCCATTTAACTGTATCATGCTGTTTGTTTTAGTTGTAACTTCCTTCAATAAGTAGGCTCCCAATTGTTTTGCCAGTGGCAAAGGCAATCTTTAAGTTTAGAGCGGAACCTGCTGCTACCGCTATTGAGATGGTATTACCGTTAGTAATTGTCGATGCAGTTCCTACACCCGCTTGTACGGATGTAAAGAGGGAAGCATCCCACGATAGCTTCTTAATGGTTGCTGCTGCAGGGAATGAAATGTTTGCCTCCTGCGCATCAGAAAAGCAAACCGAAAGCAGTATTACCTTGGCGTTGCTATCAATAAGATTTTTAAGAACTCTTCCCTGATTGGCAGAAAGCGGCTTATTGGCAGCAGTAGAAAGTAAATCGTCAACGATATCGCTGATATTTACCTTGCTGGTAGATATTGTGTCGATTACAGTCTTGTTGCTTTTGATGAATGCAACAATCTCCTGCACCGTGTCGAGGGTAACATCATCGGATTGTAGTATCGTTAAAATTGTTTGCAGTTGAGCGTACAACTTGGCAAGCGTATCACCTGCAGGAGCAACGCCATCGCGGAGCGTGGTTATAATGCTGCTAGCCTCCTCTATTGCCTGCTGTGCTTTTAGATCGGCAGCGCCGGCCTGCTGCGACACGGTTGCTACGCTTTGCGACAGCGTTTCAACATCCGACTTTTCAGCCTTACCGTTTATGGCTTCAGCCAATCCATCCACCGAACCAACGGGAATCTTATCTTCCCTATGAAAGAACGAATCCAACCAGTCGCCAAACTGCGATTCGGTGGGGTACATCCCTTTTTTAAACCAACTCTTAAGCTGCTGTATGCTTCGTAGTGCCATTTTGCTCTATTTTAAGTTATCCCAAACGCATTATATAGGCCATCACGTAGTATGGAGGGCGGTTCTCGTGCGACTCGCCACCACCAGCCTCTTTTGATTTATAATTTCTAGCCTCAGAAGAGTTTGAATCTCCAGAAACTCGTATGCCTGCTGCACTTTCATCGGAATCTGTGTATACTCCTACTGAGTCGCCTTTTAACCTATTGCCAAGAAACAAATGGAAATGTTTAGCAAGTTGGGCAACCGTTAAAGTCACCGATTTTAAGCCTCCTTTTTTTGCAATGGCATCATAGTCTTCATCATTAGGATCAAAGCCAACAACAAATCTGCTTTTTAAGTCTGGAAGATTAAAAAAACCTTGTCCTACTGCTGATGGCGTGTGCAGCCTACCAATCTTTGCGTATAGCCCTGGATAATCAGTAGCCGAAAGCGTAGAGCCGTCGCACAAGGCGTAACCTGCAGGAATTGCTTCAGGAGTACAGTATCCCGCCCAAATCTGCGCGATGCCAAGCGGTGGAGGTGCCAGCAGCGCAATGGCTTCCTCGAGCACCTTTGCCTTAGCCTCCAACTCAACGTTAGTCTTGATCGATTTAAAGTCTGCCCAAGCAAACTTCTCGTTCCCGGTTCCTGCAGCCAGCGAACGGCGGGTGTAGGCAGTTGGGTAGGAGTTGCCCTGGGCGTCTACTGATATCGACTCGGTTTTTACGTAAAGCCCGGCGCTTACCGCTCCACCGTCAAAGCGAAGAATCTCACCTTGCGGAAAAGCCTGAGTCTTGACAAATACGTAACCCTCCGAGCGATTTGCACCACCATTGGTTAGGTCGCATCCTGCAAGGATTATCTTATCCCCACCGATATTTCCCAGCATGGCGAGCATGGCTGCGTTGCCCTGTATGTAGTCCAGCGTCTCCGCATCGAGTGGAAAATCGCGGTTTGCTTGATTCAAATAGTTACCTAAAATTTTATCCATAGCTATACATAATTGATGGCGTAGCGCTTGCTCGCCAGTTTGTAGGTGTTGGTTATTGCCCTAAGGCGAGATTCATCCAAGCCTTTAAGATCGATGGGCAGGTTTACCATGAAGTCGAAGCCCGTTGTTCCCGAAAACCCTCGTCGCGAAATCAGCAGAGCACCCTCACCACGCCGCTTCAGCATTTTAAACTTGCTCTCCGAACGCTGGTAAATGAAAACTGCCGCACCTGAAATATCACCGTCGGTAACGGTGATCCGTCGGCTTGTTGGATCAAAGGCATCGTTAAGCACGGCGCGGAGGTAGCACGTTTGCCCGTTGTGGTATAACCGGTAGTTGGTCTCATCCCTAAACTGCATAAACGAGCGGTACAGGCTAACCACCGGAGAAATCATTGCATTCGCAATGGCTACCAGCAGCGGCTTACGCAGCATGGTGGGTAGCAGCATTAACACCAGCTTCTTGTGCGATATGTCGTAGATTCTACTACTGCTCATAAGGCTTCATGGTAAAGGTGGAACTCTTCAGCACAAAGTATCCAGCGGCAGGAACCTTCACAGCATCGATAGCCTCGGTGGTATCGACGCCAGCCTCCTTGCTCGATGATTCGCGTAGCTCCACCACCTTAACGCCATCAACCTTTTGAAGGGTGTCCACCAAATCCATGTTGGTGTACATACCGTTAAATGGCAGGTTTTCGATGTAGCTTTTAACCGCATCGATACAGGCATTCTGCACATTTTCGGGTAGTAGCATCGGGTTGTAGTAGATGTCGCACGAAAGGTTGAACTCGTCCGGAGCAATGTTTACAAGGTTGATTCTTACGCCAGCGTCCTTGATCTCGTAGATGTAGGCATCCAACTGCACTTCCACTTCTTTTGGCAATGGGGTACGGATTCCATTAGTTTCTCCTGCTACCTTAATGGTAAGTATCGAAGCATCCTTATTCTCGGTAGCAACCGCATGCTTTACGACCCTTGCGGCTTCAATATCGTTTACGCTCATCAACGAGGAGTCGTAGTAGTCCTTGTCCGGAACAAGCGTTTTGTTTACCATAAAGGCTAGCACCTTGTCGCGATACCACTTTGGGCGGTGGGCAATAATCTCATCTATCCGGGTACTAACATCCGATCGAAAGCGGTCGAACAGCGTCTCCAGAGTCCAAATGCAAACGGCCACCGTGTAGAAAAGAATGCTCTCAACGGACACCGTGCTGAATGTGGCGTTAAAGTCATCGCCCACCTTAAAGCGGTAGATGGCTGCCGCCGATTCGTTGCCCATAAACTCAGCGCAAATGGTGTGCTTTATTTCTGCTATGCTTCGTGCCATACTAGGATACAATAAAATCGATTTCTATTCCCATAAAGTTGATTCCTCCAACGGGATGCTGGGTTAAATCATCTACGGTTGGTGCAGTAAAAGGAACTATTCCTTTATTCGAGTAATAATCGACGATATCCGAGTCAACTATCGGCTCACTTCCAAGCAGCGAATCGTAAGGGTTTAGATCGTCAGTAATTGACAGCCCATTGCTTAAAGCCAAATCAAAAACCGATTCAATCCCACCTGAATGCTGTACAGCAACATCCAGCATCGACTGCCGTTCATATACTTTTAAATTCGCCATTACTACCGTTTAAATACCATTTAAAGGTTACTTTACCACCCTAAATCGTTTAAGCACAAAGTAGGCTAGTACAACAAGTCCAAGTGAAATAATTATAGCCATCCACGTAAATGCTGCGGGAGGCTTGGTTTTGGTTTTCGAATCAGATGATGTTTTAGCATTCGCATCCGATTTTGACTTATTGCTTTCGTTAGTGGCACTTGCTACCTCGCTCAACTTCCCTGTTTTTTCGGTGATGTTGGAATTCGTTTTGCGATTCGTTTTTTCCTGCGAAACCGTTTGCTCAACCGGGTATTGTTTCCCCGAACTATCAGGCTGAGAGTATTTGGTTGTAGTAGTTGTTCGGGTGGTTACCTCGTCTACTACCGACTTATCAACCTTCGTTGTGGAGTCCTTTTCAACCGCTTTGGCTGTGGACGATTTAGCCAAATCAACAACACTTGATGTTTTCGACGTAACATCTTCCGATGTTACAATCTTTGACGTTCGACATCCGAAAAGGAGGATGCTAAAAATCAATCCCGTTATCAGTAAGAAGTTTTTCATACTTTGCTATTGTTTTTTCGAGTTGCTCAATTTTCTTATTGCGTTTGGCATGCAAGGCTATCTCATCGCGAAGTTTCGCGATTTCTTCTTTTAACTCGTCGTTTTCTTTTGATAGCGCATCTACCTTGGTTAGCAGGGTGTCTACTCTTTTTTCCAACGAATCGACCACCTTTTGCCAAGTTTCGAGAGCCATGTCAATATTTTCGATATTCTGCCGCTTACGGCCGAAGATCCACCCTCCAAAAGATCCGGCCAAACCAGTACCAAGGGCAATTACTATCGTTGATGCTACTTCGTTCATACAATGAATTTTTTAGCCAGTTCGTAAAGTCTCTTCCTATCATCCAACCCATTCGTTCCACCATTAATGCGCTTCGAAATCGTGACGATATCATCAGCATCAGCAAAAGCATTTAGCCCATTGGTAGTCCAAAACCAGCATGCAGATTTCACAGCATTGTCCGGTTGTTCTAGCAACGCGGGGTTACTAAGCAAGGAAAGGTTGCCGAAAAGGGCTTTGCTGCATCGTTCATAGTTTGCTTTGCCTGTGACCTGAATTAGACCTCGGCCCTTGTATTTCTGCCCGTCGCCATCAGCCTCTGGAGTGTTACCAAGCTTAACAGCCAATCTTCCGGTGTCGTAGGCGCTACCGCTGGCTATTTCTCTGACATAGTTGAAGCACCCCGATTCGTGGGCCACCTGTGCGATGAAATGTCTTTTCCTTTGTGGGGTATTTATTCCATACTGCTCCATCCACCTGTTTAATGGATCTACGAATGGCTGTAGTACACCTGTTCTTGTTAAGGGACAAACCCCCTTTAGCTGGTTAATGGTTATCATAATGGTTTAGTGTTAATGGTTACACTCAGCTTATTGCTATAATCGTCGTAGTTGATGCTTGCACGAGCGAAGTGGGCTCGAATCCTTTTCTCAATCTTTGATGGGCTATACTTTCCCCTAACGAACTGCGTCAGGCCACAACCCAATAGCGGATCTTCCTTCAGATCACCTTGAGACATGCTCAATACTAAAGCGGCACACTGATCGGTATTGTCGCCAACAGCCACCCCTTGTGTTATGATACCATTCCCATCTCTTTCGATAGAAACGGCTAAATCAAATTCAGTATCGAGCATTAATCCTCTCATGTCAGTGTTTTATGGTTGTATCTTCGATTTTATCGAAAGATTCCTTGTCTGTTATTTTAGCCAACTCTACTCGGAGAAGTCCTAAAAGTGCGGTACCACCATCTTGAGGCGTTGCCACTACTTTAGGGCTGTTTATTGCATCGATGAGACCATCAACCCTTTTGGATAGTTTTTCGAGTTGTGTCTTCAGCTCTGGAACAACGGCCAATCCTCCATTCTTTCCCCCGTTGAATTCTATTAATTCTACTTCATCGGCCATTACCAGAAATGCGGTTGCTTCATCTCCCTCTATCTTTGCAATAAGGCAATCTGTATCCTTCCTCGGTTTTACAGACATCGATCCAACGCCAAGCAGTACATCATAGTAAGGAAGATCATCTTCATCAATTGCGGTCATTGTCTTGTTTACCCAGTCTATTTCACCTGCAGTAACCCAAACCAACGTCGCTTTAACGGCTCCATTTAAATGGTGCTTGAACAACATTCCAAACTGATCTAACTCACTTTTAAGCGTCATACAGCCTTATCTCCTAGTTTACAAACCTGACGAAATCCACCTCCATCAAATGTTTTGGTAACAGCATCGATGTAGTAAAGACCATTCTTTTCGGGGTACAGCCAGCTGCATAATTCCATTCTCATACCATGCTGAACTCTTGGATTCCCAAATAGCGTAACATCACCATCCAAACCGGGTACCTTTACAGCATGGTATATCTTTTTTGCCTCAGCCATCATTTCTGCTTCGCTAAGGTTTATACCGCTAAGAGTTCTGTGAATTGTTTTCCCGGCACCTTTGTCCCCGTATTCAACCTTCAACTTTTTACCCTTCTTCCTTATCAAGCTAATAGTCACTAGCGTATTTTCTATTGACTTTTGCTTAAGGCTTTCTGCTGCACACTTTTCAATGACAACTTTTACTGCAGGAATGCTGCTTTTTGCAATTGATGCAGCGTGTAACACTTTACCTTCGAACCAGGAGTGAATGCCCGTTTTTTTAAGTTCATCCAAAATGGCACTTGCAGCCATCTTGGAGAATCGAACAGTACCAAGCATTTTAGTCTCGTCGCACTGTATCTCGTAACCAGGTGCGATTGTCTGAAGCAATTTTTTCAAAGAGCAATTCTGAAGGCTTATGCTAACTGTTTTGCGTTTCAGTTTATACATCTCATCCTCCAGTTCCAGAACAAGAGGTATTCCCACAGGAACTTTTGCGATATAACCGCTAAACTCAAGCGTAAACTTGTCGTTACATCCAAGCCATATTTCAACCG
This window of the uncultured Acetobacteroides sp. genome carries:
- a CDS encoding DNA adenine methylase, which produces MKTPISYYGGKQQLLPNILPLIPEHTIYTESFFGGGAVFWAKEPSRCEVVNDANMNIVNFYDVLKHDYFSLRKRIEATLHSRETYKKAMIIYSTPELFADDPVIRAWAFFVVTNQGFSCKIGTWGYDRDKRARTVQNKIDSFNEDLSERMKYVQIECNEAHKVILSRDTESTFHYVDPPYVGSNQGHYGGYEEEHFRRDLDVLIKVKGKFLLSSYPSEILDEYIAKNGWYSISVDKALSAGNGNTLEKRKRKVEVLTANYDITKEGV
- a CDS encoding tail fiber protein, with the translated sequence MDKILGNYLNQANRDFPLDAETLDYIQGNAAMLAMLGNIGGDKIILAGCDLTNGGANRSEGYVFVKTQAFPQGEILRFDGGAVSAGLYVKTESISVDAQGNSYPTAYTRRSLAAGTGNEKFAWADFKSIKTNVELEAKAKVLEEAIALLAPPPLGIAQIWAGYCTPEAIPAGYALCDGSTLSATDYPGLYAKIGRLHTPSAVGQGFFNLPDLKSRFVVGFDPNDEDYDAIAKKGGLKSVTLTVAQLAKHFHLFLGNRLKGDSVGVYTDSDESAAGIRVSGDSNSSEARNYKSKEAGGGESHENRPPYYVMAYIMRLG
- a CDS encoding glycoside hydrolase family 19 protein, whose amino-acid sequence is MITINQLKGVCPLTRTGVLQPFVDPLNRWMEQYGINTPQRKRHFIAQVAHESGCFNYVREIASGSAYDTGRLAVKLGNTPEADGDGQKYKGRGLIQVTGKANYERCSKALFGNLSLLSNPALLEQPDNAVKSACWFWTTNGLNAFADADDIVTISKRINGGTNGLDDRKRLYELAKKFIV